Below is a genomic region from Nitrospira sp..
TCATGTACAGCAATACCACGACATACCCGATCAATGACTCCGTCGAAAGTGGAAACAGCAAGGGAAATACAAAAAGAATGACGCCGATCATGGAATAAAAGGCGAAATGGGACCAGGCCTCGGCAATCGCATATTGTCTGGAGGCATCGATACTGGTTCGCCGGTACAGATCGGCCGCTCCGTGGAGCTCCTGATCAATAAACTCTTTGCGCCTTTGCCTGTGAAGGGTCAACTCCTTGATCCCTTCCGTCAAAGACCGGAAATGTCTGAATAGCTGAGCTCTGGCCTCACGGGATGAGTAGATGGTCGAAAAGGCCCTGGTATGCAACCAATGATATCCCCACGCCCCCAGCAATGTGGCCGTCACGACGAGCAGAAACGTCGGCCAAGACAACCAGAGAAGATAGACCCCGCACCCGAGGACAATAGCCACATTCATCGCCAATTGCGGCAAACATTGGATCGACCACGCGAGCATGCTCACGTCGTCAGTCAGGGTGACCAGAATATTCGCATGACCGTACGCCTCAGTGCGTCGATACGGAGAGGTGAGAATCTTCTCACAGAGCGTCAGGGAGAGGTCGAGGGTCGTGTCTTGAGCAAAGCGCGCCAGGGTCAATTGCGACACAATCTGAGTGGCGAGCTTCCCTGCAACGACTGCGACAAACCCGAACGCCAGGAGAGCTTCCTGATCATGCCGCTGTTGCAGGACTCGATTGATCAAGGCCAGCACGCCCGCGCTGCAGAGTCCGGACAACACACCCACACTGACCATGGCGGCCATCACGGAACGTGAGCGCTGGAACAGAAACGAGACGAACCCTGGGAGGCGGATGTTCATGCGGACTGATTGTTGCGAGCCGGAGTTCCAACTCCTACGGCACGCTCCGGACTCGTCTGGAGGTAATTCTGCAAATGGCCGGCCAGTTCTTCAACAAACGGCGACACGAATAGACGGCCTGAATCCTCGGCTGGAATATGCACGGTGCAACTCGACCTCGCCCCTAGCTCCTGCCAGCGATGCCGAGTGTCCGGAATGACATCCTCGACATGCCGATTGGAAGCCACCACATTCACAACCTCCGCAGAAGTCGGCTCCACATGATACCGGGCCACTGCGAGGAGCGTGGCCTCCGTCAGGCGCTGCACTTGGAAATCCCTGTCCTGGATATGATCCGTGAGGGACTGTGAAAATAAAGACAGCGCGACCTGAGTCTTGCGTGTAAGAGTCACCCACCACTCGTTCATCGGTAGCCGCGAGATGCTTCGGATATCTCCGACAATCTTGCCCAGCACGATCATGGACATGAAGGCTTTCGCGACCAGACGATGCTTATACCTGCGGTAAGAATCAGGATGCCACGTGTCCATCATGAAAAGAGTGACCTGGCAACCCAGCGCTGTGAGCTGCCTGGCCATTTCATAGCCAATCAGCCCTCCGGTACAGACGCCCCCGATCAGATACGGTCCCTCAGGATACATGCGCCGCACTTCCTGCACATAGTGAGCGGCCATCTCCGACACCGAGATGAACGGCGTTTCCTTACCATCGAGCCCTCTCGCCTGCAGTCCGTAGAGCGGCTGGTCCGTCCCGAGAAGACGTGCCAGCTTGGCAAAGACCAGCACGTTTCCTCCAACACCCGGCACCATAAACAACGGCACTCCGGTTCCGCTAGGCTGTATCGCGACCAGAGACTGCCACGGGGGAACCCAACTCGCTTTGGTCAACACAGACGCAAGCTCGGCTATCGTGGGAGCTTGAAACAACGTGGCCAAGGGAAGCTGTTTTCCAAATACGAGTTCCAGCTGATAAAACAGCTGCGCGGCCTTAAGTGAATGTCCGCCGAGATCAAAGAAATTGTCGTGAATTCCGATGTCCTGCATCCCAAGAACCTGTTGCCACAACGCCGTCAGCTGGACCTCCATTCCATTTCGAGGCCCGACATAGGGCTGACCGGCCGTATGGCTCGTCATCTCCGGCGGAGGCAAGGCACGCACATCAATTTTCTTATTGGCCGTCAAAGGGAACGCGTCAAGAAACACAAAGAAGGACGGCACCATATACTCCGGCAGCACCGCCCGTAGGAAGGAACGCAGTTCTTCCGCTCCGGCCTCCTGCCCTTCCTGCAATACCAGGTACGCCGCCAACTGCTTCAGGCCGTGCTGATCGTCCCGTGCCGTTACAACCGCTTGCTTGATCTTGGTGTGGCGACTGAGGATGGCCTCGATTTCGCCAAGCTCGATACGGAATCCTCGGATCTTGACCTGGTGATCGATCCGGCCCAGATGGACAATTTTCCCATCGGTTCGATAGCGTCCGAGATCACCGGTCCGATAGAGCTTGGCAGCGGGATGAAGTGAGAACGGGTGAGGGATAAATCTGTCTGCCGTGAGGTCCGCGCGGCCATGATATCCCCGCGCCACCCCATCCCCTCCGATATAGATCTCTCCGGCTACACCGACCGGGACCGGCTGTAAATAGGGATCAAGCACATACACCTCCGTATTCGCGATCGGACGACCAATGGTGATTTCCGGAATATCCGAGCTGATTCGCTCGACGGTCGACCAGATCGTCGTTTCCGTCGGACCATACATGTTCCAGAGCGCCTTGGTTCGGTCACGCAACGCGATCGCAAGATCCTGCGGGAGCGCCTCGCCTCCACAGAGAGCGGTCAACGACGGACTCCCGGTCCATCCCGCCTCAAGAAGAAGCCGCCAGGTTGCGGGAGTCGCCTGCATGATGGTCGGCTGCACTCGTTCGAGGGTGTCACGAAGCTTATGTCCGTCAGTTGCGACCGCTCGACTGACAATCTCAACCCGCCCTCCGACAAGGAGTGGCAGATAGAGTTCCAACCCCGCGATGTCGAACGACAGAGTCGTGACGGAGAGAATGATGTCTTCCCGAGTACAGCCCGGCTGGCGCTTCATGGACCACAGGAAATTCATCAGTGAACGATGCCGGATTTCCACACCCTTCGGTTGCCCGGTCGATCCTGAGGTATAGAGTATGTAGGCAAGATCATCGGCTGAGGCCGAGGACGGCAGGTTATGCTCATCGTCTGGAGAAAAGACGTGCCCCTCGCGATCAAGGCACCAGGTACGACACGATTGACCACTGAAACGATCGGCTAACGGGCTAGTCGTGATGACGAGCGGGGCTCCGGAGTCTTCCACCATAAACCTGACGCGATCGCGCGGATAATCCGGATCCAGCGGGACATAACACCCTCCCGCCTTCATCACCGCGAGCAACACCGGAACCATATCCACTGACCGCTCCAGACACACGCCGACAGCCACCCCCGGAGAGACGCCGATTGCCCGCAAGGCTCGCGCCAACTGGTTCGCCTTCCCGTTGAGCTGACGATACGTGAGAACGCGCTTATCCATCGAAACAGCAACGGCTTCAGGATGGTCCTCAGCCTGTATTTCAATATGCTCCGGCAGACAGTCCGTGTGTGGATACTCAGCCGTCGTCCGATTCCACTCATACAGGATGCGTGACCGCTCTGTCTCCCCAAGCATTTTCAGCTCGGACACTCGAGCCTGCGGGTTCGACATCGCACTCTCGATCAACGCCAGATAATGTCCGGCAAAGCGCTCAACAGTCTCGCGCACGAATAGCGCTGAATTGAAGGTGAAGTACGCCTTCTTCGCGACTTCCAATTCGATAGACAGACTCAAATCGAACTGGGCAGAGCCAGGCTCGACCTCGAATGGCTCCCACTCCAACCCATAGAGTTGAATATCTCCAATCGGCGCATTGGCCATGTTGAATAACACCTGGACCAACGGGGCCATACTCGCATCACGTTCGATCTGAAGACTTTCCACCAGTTTGTCGAAGGGATAGTCCTGGTTGGCAAACGCACCCAACGCGGCATTCTTGACACGCTCTAGAAAACCTTCAAACGAAGGATTGCCGCTGACATCGACTCGTAACGCCAAGGTATTGACGAACGTTCCAATCAACTGCTCCATCAGCATATGCGTCCGGTTTGCAATCGGACAGCCGACGGCCAGGTCCACCTGTCCCGTATAGCGGCTCAAGAGCAGCTGGAAGCAGGCTAACATCGTCATAAAAGGAGTCACGTGTTGTTCGGCACTGAACTGTTTGAGTCGCTGGATCACGGAATCCGGAATATCTACCGCGCACAACCCTCCCTCGAAGGTTTGGACGGCCGGACGAGGAAAATCTGTCGGAAGGTGCAGGATAGGTAGATGCTCCAGCGTTTTTGTCCAGTACTGTTCTTGAGCCGCTAACACTGCATCCGTCATACACCGGCGCTGCCACACCGCGTAGTCCGCGTATTGGATGGGCAAGGTCATTTCGGGCAACGGTTGCCCCTGACACAACGCATTATAGTATGCGGCGAAATCGCGTCCGAGGATTCCAAAGGACCATTGATCCCCGACAATATGATGAAGATTGAGGACAATCAGATGATCTTCTTGATCGAGAGTGATCAGCGAGATTCTCGCGAGCGGCCCTTTCTCGAGATCAAACGGGCGAGCGCCTTCCTGTTCGGCAATTCGTCGGGCTTCTCCCTCGCGTTGATCCGCTGGAATTCTGCGGAGGTCGATTTCAACCAGGTGAGGAGACTCCCAGGACGCAATTCGTTGCTCCAACCCGGCCCCGGTCATCGCAAAGGTTGTTCGAAACGCTTCGTGGCGTTGGGAGAGCAAATTCACGACCTGCCGAACCACCGGTACACTCATCCCTCCCTTATGTCGAGAGACGAAGAGGAGATTGTACGCGGTCGCCTCCGGCGCCAATTGTTGAACAAACCACATGCGCTGCTGGGAGAATGACAGCGGCAACGACCCGTCACGCGAGACCGGCACGATCGGCGGCAATGGTGACGGAGCATTCCCTCGATGCTGTTCCACTCGAATCAACTCGGCGACACCGGCAATCGTTGGTGACTCGAACATCGAGCGCAACGGAAGCTCCACGCGGAACACTTCACGAATGCGCGAGATGATCTGTGTGGCCAAGAGAGAATGGCCGCCCATGGCAAAGAAGTTTCGATGGATGTCGATCGTCTGCTCTCCCAGCACCTCCCGCCAAATCTCAAGCAGGCCCTGTTCAATCGGATCGCGGGCCCGAACGGAGGCTGTTTCGCTCCGGTTCTCGCCCAGCATATGTTGTTGAAGAGCCAGACGATCAACTTTGCCATTGGGTAGGTACGGAATGGCATCGACTACAAACACGGCGGCAGGAACCATGTAGGAGGGAAGTGTCCGCTTGAGAAGCTCATGAAGATAGGGACTCGTTGATCCCGGCACCTGATCGGACATCACAAAGGCAATGAGGCTTGGCCCTGTCGTCATGTCCTCTCGTACCACCACGGCAGCGGCGCGGACACCCGGTAATCCGCTCAGGGCAGATTCGATGTCCCCAAGCTCAATCCGATACCCCCGCACTTTCACCTGGCTGTCCGCACGCCCGACATATTCGATATTCCCGTCCTGACGCATCAGCCCAAGATCACCCGTCTTGTAGAAACGGGCTCCCGGCACAAACGGATTCGAAAGAAACTTGGCACTCGTCAGTTCCGGAAGATTCAGATACCCTCGTGCCAAACTAGCCCCGCCGATCACAATCTCTCCCACCACCCCGACAGGAACCGGGGACAACCCTTCATCAAGCAAATAGATGGCGGCGCCGGCGATGGGCTTTCCTATTGGAATGCGCCCTCCCAACTCGGTTCCAGTCGTCTGGTACACAGTCGACCACACCGTCGCTTCCGTCGGCCCATACTCGTTATACAGCGCCGCCTCCTGAAGCCGTTCATAGTGCCGCCGCACCAGCAATACCGGGAGACTTTCTCCGGCGGACACCACCACCCGGAGTGACTGCAGTGTGGCTGCTGCCACGTCACGCAGCATCGCCTCGTATAACGACGGCACGAGCACAATGTGAGACACCTGATGCCGGGAGATCAGCGCACCGATTTGAAGCGGATCTCGATAATTGTCTTCCGTTGGAATAACGAGAGTCCCAGCGTGGAGCAGCGTCCAGAACATGCTCGTCACGGACCCGTCAAACGCAATCGGAAAGGTCAGGAGGCAACACTCGACGGGATCTTGATAATACTGCAGTCGTGCCAGAAGGGAATGCAGGAGCGCCCCGTGCGTAATCTCTACGCCCTTGGGCCGACCCGTCGACCCAGAGGTGTAGATCACATAGGCGGCATGGTCGATCCCCAATCGCGGCCATGCCACGTGTGCATCGTGACGCTGAGCTTCTCCTGCGAGCGACTCCAATTCTATAACCGGCCCACCACCGTATGGAAGCGTAGCCCGCAGATGCCGCTGCGTCACCAGGAGCGCGACACCGGCATCCTCGAGAATCAATCTCTGCCGCTGCTCCGGCGCACTGGCATCCAAGGGCACATAGGCGGCGCCGGACTTCAGAATACCAAGAATCCCGATGAGACTTGAGACCGATCGATCGACGCACAACCCTACCCGGACGTTTCTTCCTCCCGTGACTGCATACACCGCACTGGCAAGCTGATCTACACGCACGACGAGCTCGCGATAGGACAGCCGGTCTTCTCCGCACACCACCGCCGTCCTTTCGGGAGCTTGCTTGATGCGAGCCTCGATCATCGGCAGGATGGACGTGGCCTGCTGCACGTCGACCGTAGTCCGGTTCCACTCGACCAAGAGCTGCCGTCGTTCGTCTTGCGTCAGCAGCGGGAGATCGAGCAGCCGCGAAGCGGGGTTTGCAATCAGGCCGTACAGGATCATTTCGATTTGGGCAAGCATGCGATCGACCGTTCCACCGTCGAACAATGCTCGGTCATAGAGCATCACCAGCTCAAGCCCCTCGATCCCATTGACGACCAATAGCGTGAGATCAAGCTCGACCGCCACATCATCAAGCGGGACGTGTCTGACCGACAATCCCTCGAGATGCAACTCGCTGAGAGGATCGTCCTCCCACACGATCATGACATTGAACACATGCGGCGAGTCTGCAGCCCTTCGTCCCTTGAGCGCACCGATCACTCGTTCGAACGGAACATCTTGATGATCGTAGGCATCGCATACGGTCTGCCGAGCGCGACGGAGGAGCTGCTCTCCCGTATCGACATCGGAGAGGTCCATGCGCAAGGCCACGGTATTGGCGAAATACCCCACCACATCCTGCCAGTGCGATTGACTCCGATTCGCCACTACCGTCCCGACGACGATATCGGTCGTCCGGGTGGCGCGTTGGAGCCAGGCGCACAACGCGGAATAGACCGCCATGAATTTGGTCGTGCCCTGCCGGCTGCAGAACGCTCCCAGGTCAGCCACCATCGATTCGGGAAGCGCGCGGATTCTTGATCCTCCCTGGAACAACGGCACACGCGGGCGCGGGCGGTCAGCAGGCAGGTCCAGTACAGATGGCATGCGGTCCAACTGGCGCTGCCAGTATCCCAGCTGAGCGACGTATCGTTCACTCTCCAACTGGTTCCTCTGCCATTGGCTGAATTCAAGATACGATCGCGGCGAATGCGCGGGAATCATCGCCGGATCTTTAGGTCGCGACCTGTACTGTTGCGTAAGTTCCCGGCACAGCAACCGCAAGGACCACCCATCCGAGACAAGGCGATGAACGGTTAGGATGCAGAGGTGCTCCCTATCTTCTATCTCAAGAAGAAATGCTCTGAGCAAGGGAGGGCATCCCAAGTCAAATGGAACAAGGACTTCTTCCCGAAT
It encodes:
- a CDS encoding cyclic peptide export ABC transporter; protein product: MNIRLPGFVSFLFQRSRSVMAAMVSVGVLSGLCSAGVLALINRVLQQRHDQEALLAFGFVAVVAGKLATQIVSQLTLARFAQDTTLDLSLTLCEKILTSPYRRTEAYGHANILVTLTDDVSMLAWSIQCLPQLAMNVAIVLGCGVYLLWLSWPTFLLVVTATLLGAWGYHWLHTRAFSTIYSSREARAQLFRHFRSLTEGIKELTLHRQRRKEFIDQELHGAADLYRRTSIDASRQYAIAEAWSHFAFYSMIGVILFVFPLLFPLSTESLIGYVVVLLYMMSPIWGIIGILPTVERGQVAFENIQRLGVSLDTSAESRHSVVPLVTAGKMESLTLESVTFQYATDSRGNDPFSLGPISLKLCPGELSFVIGGNGSGKSTFVKLLAGLYVPHSGEVSLNRILISDANRDWYREHFSVVFSDFHLFEKLLGIEEERIRTSAAAYLSSLQLDHKVEVRERKFSTIDLSQGQRKRLALLTAYLEDRPVYVFDEWAADQDPQYKDVFYMKLLPELRARGKSVVVITHDDRYFHLGDRVIKLENGKVVSS
- a CDS encoding amino acid adenylation domain-containing protein; translated protein: MSESVPSSIRTLVELFAYRCEQAGGGLAYAYLKDTVAIDRQLTWAELAGEVNVLAMALGARAEPGTRALLIYPPGLEVVVAFWACIQAGLVPVPAPAPDPIRRKHSLSRLQAILDDAQAALVLTTTGIQTLCAEQSLVAPDRQVQWLATDQPTGEGWPSLERRSPISDLAYLQYTSGSTATPRGVMVSHRNVLAQCEAIHQTAGVNAESRSLCWLPYFHDYGLVHGILAPLYGGIPAFLLSPLTFLRRPLRWLEAIDRWGITHSGAPSFAYDACVKAFQKQPGWSGDLARWAVASCGAEPIHHRTINTFTQVFAPHGFKGNAFMPAYGLAEATLVVSSTARAEAPHMITVDSAALESHRVEVRRPDDVGVRELVGCGRPLPGSQVIIVEPGSGLECAAGQVGEIWVSSPSVALGYWRRAEATIEAFNAQVSGRPEEHFLRTGDLGFFSEGQVVITGRLKDLIILNGRNIYPQDLEAAVEVCHPMARSGGCVAFSVEVDEVERLIMVLEVDRQQELRAEEVATAVRVTLAERFEVPVWGVVLARHGAIPKTSSGKVQRQACRKAYLEQSLAVLSTQMLPAEEAVTSSGSIAEGSRKVHDLLKRGEGLESYVQRVFAEQSGLPVSKIEAGMPLVNIGLDSLGTSLVKNRLEQECGVELSFGQLFGQGTVRDLAAYLQTALSEAAFGPERSSRGQAGGPESEGRGLQAEDGEVGRSPLSCSQERLWFLEQVQPGSALNHISIGMRLSGQLDLTAFDASIQELVQRHDILRMGFASVGELPYQATATKAVAKVTRASLRDLSPSNRDAEIRRRIREEVLVPFDLGCPPLLRAFLLEIEDREHLCILTVHRLVSDGWSLRLLCRELTQQYRSRPKDPAMIPAHSPRSYLEFSQWQRNQLESERYVAQLGYWQRQLDRMPSVLDLPADRPRPRVPLFQGGSRIRALPESMVADLGAFCSRQGTTKFMAVYSALCAWLQRATRTTDIVVGTVVANRSQSHWQDVVGYFANTVALRMDLSDVDTGEQLLRRARQTVCDAYDHQDVPFERVIGALKGRRAADSPHVFNVMIVWEDDPLSELHLEGLSVRHVPLDDVAVELDLTLLVVNGIEGLELVMLYDRALFDGGTVDRMLAQIEMILYGLIANPASRLLDLPLLTQDERRQLLVEWNRTTVDVQQATSILPMIEARIKQAPERTAVVCGEDRLSYRELVVRVDQLASAVYAVTGGRNVRVGLCVDRSVSSLIGILGILKSGAAYVPLDASAPEQRQRLILEDAGVALLVTQRHLRATLPYGGGPVIELESLAGEAQRHDAHVAWPRLGIDHAAYVIYTSGSTGRPKGVEITHGALLHSLLARLQYYQDPVECCLLTFPIAFDGSVTSMFWTLLHAGTLVIPTEDNYRDPLQIGALISRHQVSHIVLVPSLYEAMLRDVAAATLQSLRVVVSAGESLPVLLVRRHYERLQEAALYNEYGPTEATVWSTVYQTTGTELGGRIPIGKPIAGAAIYLLDEGLSPVPVGVVGEIVIGGASLARGYLNLPELTSAKFLSNPFVPGARFYKTGDLGLMRQDGNIEYVGRADSQVKVRGYRIELGDIESALSGLPGVRAAAVVVREDMTTGPSLIAFVMSDQVPGSTSPYLHELLKRTLPSYMVPAAVFVVDAIPYLPNGKVDRLALQQHMLGENRSETASVRARDPIEQGLLEIWREVLGEQTIDIHRNFFAMGGHSLLATQIISRIREVFRVELPLRSMFESPTIAGVAELIRVEQHRGNAPSPLPPIVPVSRDGSLPLSFSQQRMWFVQQLAPEATAYNLLFVSRHKGGMSVPVVRQVVNLLSQRHEAFRTTFAMTGAGLEQRIASWESPHLVEIDLRRIPADQREGEARRIAEQEGARPFDLEKGPLARISLITLDQEDHLIVLNLHHIVGDQWSFGILGRDFAAYYNALCQGQPLPEMTLPIQYADYAVWQRRCMTDAVLAAQEQYWTKTLEHLPILHLPTDFPRPAVQTFEGGLCAVDIPDSVIQRLKQFSAEQHVTPFMTMLACFQLLLSRYTGQVDLAVGCPIANRTHMLMEQLIGTFVNTLALRVDVSGNPSFEGFLERVKNAALGAFANQDYPFDKLVESLQIERDASMAPLVQVLFNMANAPIGDIQLYGLEWEPFEVEPGSAQFDLSLSIELEVAKKAYFTFNSALFVRETVERFAGHYLALIESAMSNPQARVSELKMLGETERSRILYEWNRTTAEYPHTDCLPEHIEIQAEDHPEAVAVSMDKRVLTYRQLNGKANQLARALRAIGVSPGVAVGVCLERSVDMVPVLLAVMKAGGCYVPLDPDYPRDRVRFMVEDSGAPLVITTSPLADRFSGQSCRTWCLDREGHVFSPDDEHNLPSSASADDLAYILYTSGSTGQPKGVEIRHRSLMNFLWSMKRQPGCTREDIILSVTTLSFDIAGLELYLPLLVGGRVEIVSRAVATDGHKLRDTLERVQPTIMQATPATWRLLLEAGWTGSPSLTALCGGEALPQDLAIALRDRTKALWNMYGPTETTIWSTVERISSDIPEITIGRPIANTEVYVLDPYLQPVPVGVAGEIYIGGDGVARGYHGRADLTADRFIPHPFSLHPAAKLYRTGDLGRYRTDGKIVHLGRIDHQVKIRGFRIELGEIEAILSRHTKIKQAVVTARDDQHGLKQLAAYLVLQEGQEAGAEELRSFLRAVLPEYMVPSFFVFLDAFPLTANKKIDVRALPPPEMTSHTAGQPYVGPRNGMEVQLTALWQQVLGMQDIGIHDNFFDLGGHSLKAAQLFYQLELVFGKQLPLATLFQAPTIAELASVLTKASWVPPWQSLVAIQPSGTGVPLFMVPGVGGNVLVFAKLARLLGTDQPLYGLQARGLDGKETPFISVSEMAAHYVQEVRRMYPEGPYLIGGVCTGGLIGYEMARQLTALGCQVTLFMMDTWHPDSYRRYKHRLVAKAFMSMIVLGKIVGDIRSISRLPMNEWWVTLTRKTQVALSLFSQSLTDHIQDRDFQVQRLTEATLLAVARYHVEPTSAEVVNVVASNRHVEDVIPDTRHRWQELGARSSCTVHIPAEDSGRLFVSPFVEELAGHLQNYLQTSPERAVGVGTPARNNQSA